In Desulfolucanica intricata, a single window of DNA contains:
- a CDS encoding MFS transporter, whose translation MAQDASLKRYTLMVAAMASFLTPFMGSAINLAIPSIGDEFNSDALLLSWVATSYILASAAFLVPFGRIADIFGRKKIFILGIFAFALSSALCGFARSVEELIAYRVLQGIGSAMIFGTAMAILTSVFPPQERGKVLGINVASVYIGLSLGPVLGGALNHNFGWQFIFYFTTLIAVVALLFTITRLKGEWAGARGEKFDFWGALFYVVGLVALMYGISTVTESVWAKYLAAFGVIIMVIFIIYELKINQPVLNLKLFSKNTVFTFSNLAALINYSATFGVTFLLSLYLQTVMGFDSQTAGIILLSQPILMALLSPFAGNLSDKVQPRIVASWGMAMTTLALLIFCFLSVNTPLWLIITNLAVLGSGFALFSSPNTNAVMGSVEKRSYGVASSILGTMRLTGQTVSMAIVTLLLAIYIGNIELSEASPDLLMKGFRMSMIIFTIICFGGIFASLARGSIGERDKA comes from the coding sequence ATGGCTCAAGACGCTTCGTTAAAAAGATATACATTAATGGTTGCTGCCATGGCATCGTTTTTAACGCCTTTTATGGGTAGTGCAATAAACTTGGCAATTCCTTCCATCGGAGATGAATTTAACAGTGATGCACTTTTGCTTAGTTGGGTAGCCACTAGTTATATTTTGGCTTCAGCAGCTTTTTTAGTACCTTTTGGAAGGATTGCGGATATCTTTGGAAGAAAGAAAATATTTATTTTAGGTATTTTTGCCTTCGCTTTATCATCAGCCTTATGCGGTTTTGCCCGGTCCGTTGAAGAACTTATTGCTTACAGAGTTTTACAGGGAATCGGGAGTGCTATGATTTTCGGTACTGCCATGGCTATATTAACATCGGTTTTCCCACCACAAGAAAGGGGAAAGGTGCTGGGAATAAATGTGGCCTCAGTGTATATTGGTCTATCCTTAGGTCCCGTCCTGGGTGGAGCGTTAAACCATAACTTTGGCTGGCAGTTTATTTTTTATTTTACCACTTTAATTGCTGTAGTAGCTTTATTATTTACGATTACAAGGCTAAAAGGAGAATGGGCAGGTGCGAGAGGAGAAAAGTTTGATTTTTGGGGTGCTCTTTTTTATGTAGTTGGTTTAGTAGCTTTAATGTATGGAATTTCAACCGTTACAGAGTCGGTGTGGGCAAAATATTTGGCTGCGTTTGGTGTAATAATAATGGTAATCTTTATCATATATGAACTTAAAATAAACCAGCCGGTTTTAAATTTAAAGCTCTTCAGTAAGAATACGGTTTTTACTTTCTCTAATCTGGCGGCTTTAATTAATTACAGTGCTACTTTTGGAGTAACTTTTTTGCTATCACTTTATCTGCAGACAGTGATGGGTTTTGACTCCCAGACTGCAGGCATTATCCTTCTATCCCAACCTATTCTTATGGCTTTACTGTCTCCTTTTGCAGGTAACCTTTCTGACAAAGTTCAGCCCCGGATAGTTGCTTCATGGGGTATGGCAATGACTACTTTAGCGCTGTTGATCTTCTGTTTCTTATCGGTAAATACACCTCTCTGGCTAATAATAACAAACTTAGCTGTATTAGGTTCGGGGTTTGCTCTTTTCTCTTCACCGAACACGAATGCAGTGATGGGATCTGTAGAAAAGAGATCATACGGTGTGGCTTCTTCAATCTTAGGTACTATGAGACTCACGGGACAGACAGTAAGTATGGCTATTGTTACCCTGTTATTAGCAATTTATATTGGTAACATTGAATTAAGTGAAGCTTCTCCTGACTTATTAATGAAAGGGTTCAGGATGTCAATGATTATTTTTACTATTATTTGTTTTGGAGGTATATTTGCTTCTCTGGCCAGGGGAAGTATAGGTGAACGTGATAAAGCTTGA
- a CDS encoding MFS transporter: MGVPMENRGTHKYRWIILILMVASFLFTFITRFAWPPLIPVVVPILGMKMTEAGAFMSAFYIGYVITQIPAGILADRFGVRVILAVSLVMEGIATFAMGYMTTFDVGFWLRIVTGLGAGAVYAAVSRAIMEWFPPAERGTAFGIVLAAPSGGIVLSNYIVPYLNQTVGWQGAFQVIGLATAVVGILVFILVKTSNQVGGGGGNILTGFKVIFGNRDLILTALAGFCLMWVELGTATWANAYIKKLGFSVTAAGMVMIFYGIGGILAPLLSGYISDRIGHRKNILIISYALLIPLTILFGYQTTIVMLSVMGFLFGFCSYLANPHLTVMVSEFAGKEWAATANGTSNFIFQLASMIGPMVMGWSLDFTGSFASVWWIMAVGPLLGILLLLPVRPENKRVESSESKAPGIKPV; the protein is encoded by the coding sequence ATGGGAGTACCGATGGAGAACCGGGGAACACATAAATACAGGTGGATCATACTTATTCTCATGGTGGCCAGTTTTCTGTTTACTTTTATAACCAGATTTGCCTGGCCTCCCCTTATTCCTGTGGTAGTGCCTATATTAGGTATGAAAATGACTGAGGCCGGTGCCTTTATGAGCGCTTTTTATATTGGATATGTGATTACCCAAATCCCGGCCGGAATTTTGGCAGATCGTTTTGGGGTTCGGGTAATACTGGCAGTGAGCCTTGTTATGGAAGGTATAGCTACTTTCGCTATGGGGTACATGACTACCTTTGATGTCGGCTTCTGGCTTCGGATAGTCACCGGGCTAGGTGCCGGGGCAGTATATGCAGCTGTTTCCCGTGCCATTATGGAGTGGTTTCCTCCTGCAGAGCGCGGTACGGCTTTTGGTATTGTACTGGCTGCGCCGTCCGGCGGTATTGTTTTATCTAACTATATAGTGCCCTACTTAAATCAAACAGTTGGCTGGCAGGGTGCGTTTCAGGTAATTGGTTTAGCTACCGCTGTTGTAGGCATCCTGGTTTTCATTCTTGTCAAGACTTCTAACCAAGTTGGTGGAGGCGGTGGAAACATATTAACCGGCTTTAAGGTGATATTTGGAAACAGAGATTTGATTTTAACAGCTCTGGCCGGTTTCTGCCTGATGTGGGTGGAACTAGGTACTGCTACCTGGGCCAACGCTTATATTAAAAAATTGGGTTTTTCCGTTACTGCTGCAGGTATGGTGATGATTTTTTACGGAATTGGTGGAATCTTAGCTCCGCTATTATCCGGTTACATTTCAGATAGAATAGGACATCGCAAAAATATTCTTATTATTTCTTATGCTTTGTTAATACCTTTGACTATACTTTTCGGTTACCAGACAACAATTGTTATGTTAAGTGTAATGGGTTTTCTTTTTGGGTTTTGCTCTTATCTGGCCAACCCGCACCTTACAGTAATGGTTTCGGAGTTTGCCGGAAAAGAGTGGGCCGCCACAGCTAACGGTACTTCAAATTTTATATTCCAGTTGGCTTCAATGATTGGCCCGATGGTAATGGGGTGGTCTTTAGATTTTACCGGCAGTTTTGCCTCTGTATGGTGGATCATGGCGGTAGGCCCGCTGCTCGGCATATTATTGCTTCTTCCGGTTAGGCCCGAAAATAAACGGGTAGAATCGTCTGAATCTAAAGCACCTGGTATAAAACCGGTATAA
- a CDS encoding uroporphyrinogen decarboxylase family protein produces MADEKKKLYEERLGRYQAAIALEPTDRVPIASGSNYFAEVYSGNTNQETIYDSEKWLQAEKIFIRDFPEVDVLRNNRIWAPLYDAVGCKTYKLPGRDLPPKSQFQFAEDEYMKADEYDLLINDPAGFMMECFIPRVLSETAKKGSARSNMAFLKGGMAQMMMSQVMRNRSLYLEKNLGMPQPMTGAFLAPFDALADAMRGLRGVLVDIYRQPDKVMAACDVLVDEMVNFALSTADPLKRYPIFVPTHKACFMSPKQFKQFYWPSFKKTLEKIIDAGYTVRAYLEGDWGNHWHHFLELPKGKILCDIDTQADIFKAKEAIGYHQCLAGGIPDSMFIIGTPQEMRDRVKLLCETVAKDGGFIINGGCHIPYDTKPEIYRAMIDAIIEFGTYDQSIKPAPKLIQPGPVDKEVDKKVFTSWETRLKELGGVQGDEDLIRRPWEMLESMGYSWIWQWVM; encoded by the coding sequence ATGGCTGATGAAAAGAAAAAACTTTACGAAGAACGTTTGGGTAGGTATCAAGCGGCTATAGCCTTAGAGCCTACGGATCGTGTACCAATCGCATCGGGAAGTAATTATTTTGCTGAAGTATATTCAGGTAATACAAATCAAGAAACGATTTATGACAGCGAGAAGTGGCTGCAAGCGGAAAAAATCTTTATCCGTGATTTTCCGGAGGTTGATGTGCTGCGTAATAACAGAATATGGGCACCTTTATACGATGCAGTGGGATGCAAAACCTATAAACTTCCGGGGCGGGATCTTCCTCCTAAAAGCCAGTTTCAGTTTGCTGAAGATGAATATATGAAAGCTGATGAGTATGATCTTTTAATCAATGACCCGGCCGGGTTTATGATGGAATGCTTTATACCACGAGTGCTGAGCGAAACGGCAAAAAAAGGTTCGGCCCGCTCTAATATGGCTTTTTTAAAGGGCGGCATGGCACAGATGATGATGTCTCAAGTTATGAGAAACCGCTCTTTGTACCTGGAAAAGAATTTAGGTATGCCTCAGCCCATGACCGGGGCTTTTCTGGCCCCTTTTGACGCACTGGCTGATGCCATGCGGGGACTGCGGGGAGTATTGGTAGATATTTACCGGCAGCCGGATAAGGTAATGGCGGCTTGTGACGTGCTTGTGGATGAAATGGTCAATTTTGCTTTATCTACAGCCGACCCGCTGAAGCGCTACCCAATATTTGTACCTACACATAAGGCATGCTTTATGTCGCCTAAGCAGTTTAAACAATTCTACTGGCCTTCCTTCAAAAAGACCTTGGAGAAAATAATTGACGCCGGCTATACTGTACGGGCTTATCTGGAGGGAGACTGGGGGAATCACTGGCATCATTTCTTAGAGCTGCCCAAAGGTAAAATTTTATGTGATATAGATACCCAGGCGGATATATTTAAGGCCAAAGAAGCTATCGGTTACCACCAGTGCTTAGCCGGTGGTATACCTGACTCAATGTTCATCATTGGCACACCGCAGGAAATGCGTGACAGGGTAAAACTGTTATGTGAAACAGTGGCTAAAGACGGCGGTTTTATTATTAACGGAGGCTGTCATATCCCTTACGATACGAAGCCGGAAATTTACCGAGCCATGATTGACGCAATAATTGAGTTTGGTACCTATGATCAGAGCATTAAACCGGCTCCTAAGCTTATTCAGCCCGGGCCGGTGGACAAAGAAGTGGATAAGAAGGTATTCACTTCTTGGGAAACCAGACTAAAAGAACTGGGCGGTGTTCAGGGAGATGAAGATTTGATTCGACGCCCGTGGGAAATGCTTGAAAGTATGGGCTACAGTTGGATTTGGCAGTGGGTTATGTAA